A stretch of Porites lutea chromosome 5, jaPorLute2.1, whole genome shotgun sequence DNA encodes these proteins:
- the LOC140938330 gene encoding uncharacterized protein, which translates to MEILGNGFHWQWMSLLLLACAVLAYRTLDKPGYTRQFIARFDHDCRDFNGVLNKCHVWKDLGFCFKYRREMQHVCNKTCQYCVPGQKQWQIIDRVWGRVKDSAGQTVGVHDRDSAPVIQHNAGPAIQILGKERTPQVDTAANAIATQLERGVHQDSQASPSVLGWLPKVRAGLQSTIAPARIKSETTNDATKEKLLTPQSAPSTTAVDQDQRGESINRQTSISGKTQVRVSSKETDHRPVVVLMGYELGEKSSKKVHEVLKNSDSAEFSEWQSVNTSVPQRQHDYGLIALGRKHGNGTASTSTDNIASEYKDADSELEKVAEFLGNATTTGKRKHDKRPVHERKKNLYINASALHSKLHAGSLNSPVTSASENTTMEKAEKLKSQKEAILPISSDDIVNQQAIERVKSSTSHTHHYKNNDMHEQQYQGIENGYLMPNSLEGMQAIDLSGTMMDAPLRKPKPPDYAGKQVTVTFNEKPETEETLKQSPPPNYFHAKENEEDIDKSEEEKIRMATQSIKNVLKLFGNDYRDDHEKLKLVTQSAKDLPAHSKSLEIHRELAGIQREIDTQKQSQDRSAENAQAISRQIGQELTTNESGNRMTNVPNYAVISTKGSKDWKNLAHVLAVQLKGVLNHMENREKENQYEKDRMGEEMMMMAQQQDEDDDPDYDGHYYDDDDMNERRHSVLMPLATNSSKKAFKKFILENKRPQRLKYESSVDEKRLLDQDVKTLSKLEMLYKSQERNSSNHE; encoded by the exons ATGGAAATACTAGGAAATGGTTTTCACTGGCAATGGATGTCACTTCTTCTACTCGCCTGTGCAGTTCTTGCCTACAGAACATTGG ATAAGCCCGGATACACAAGGCAGTTCATTGCACGATTTGATCACGACTGTCGAGACTTCAATGGCGTACTGAATAAGTGCCACGTGTGGAAAGACTTGGGCTTCTGTTTCAAATATCGACGAGAAATGCAACACGTTTGTAACAAAACCTGTCAGTACTGTG TTCCAGGTCAAAAGCAATGGCAAATAATAGACagagtctggggacgtgtaaaagACTCCGCCGGTCAAACAGTCGGTGTACATGACCGTGACTCGGCTCCTGTAATCCAACACAACGCGGGCCCTGCGATACAGATATTGGGGAAAGAAAGAACGCCTCAAGTAGACACCGCGGCAAATGCCATAGCAACACAGTTGGAAAGGGGAGTTCATCAAGATAGTCAAG CTTCTCCAAGTGTTCTCGGTTGGCTTCCCAAGGTTCGCGCTGGCTTACAAAGCACAATAGCACCTGCTCGAATCAAAAGTGAGACAACAAATGatgcaacaaaagaaaaacttttaacacCTCAGTCTGCTCCTTCAACAACAGCAGTTGATCAAGACCAGAGAGGAGAGTCAATCAACAGGCAAACCTCTATCAGTGGCAAAACCCAGGTGAGAGTATCAAGTAAAGAAACTGATCATCGCCCAGTTGTTGTCCTGATGGGATACGAACTGGGCGAAAAATCAAGTAAAAAGGTGCATGAAGTGCTAAAGAATTCTGATTCTGCTGAGTTTTCTGAATGGCAATCAGTGAATACATCTGTGCCACAAAGACAGCATGATTATGGTTTAATAGCACTAGGCAGGAAACACGGTAACGGTACAGCATCCACGTCAACTGATAACATTGCATCAGAATATAAAGACGCCGATTCAGAATTAGAGAAGGTTGCTGAATTTCTTGGCAACGCAACAACTACTGGCAAGCGAAAGCATGACAAGCGACCAGTgcatgaaagaaagaaaaatctttaTATCAATGCAAGTGCTTTGCATTCAAAGCTACATGCAGGCTCCTTAAACAGTCCAGTAACTAGTGCTTCAGAAAACACGACTATGGAAAAAGCTGAAAAACTCAAAAGCCAAAAGGAAGCTATTCTTCCCATTAGCTCTGACGATATTGTTAACCAGCAGGCCATTGAACGCGTGAAATCCTCCACTAGTCACACTCATCATTACAAGAACAATGATATGCATGAACAGCAATACCAGGGCATAGAAAATGGCTACTTAATGCCGAATAGTTTAGAAGGCATGCAGGCAATAGACTTATCAGGAACAATG ATGGACGCACCTCTTCGAAAGCCTAAGCCTCCAGATTATGCAGGCAAGCAAGTGACAGTTACTTTTAATGAGAAACCGGAGACTGAAGAAACGCTTAAGCAGTCTCCACCACCAAACTATTTCCACGCGAAAGAAAATGAAGAGGACATTGACAAGTCAGAAGAAGAAAAGATCAGAATGGCTACGCAATCGATTAAAAATGTATTGAAACTTTTTGGTAATGATTACCGAGACGACCACGAGAAACTTAAGCTTGTAACGCAGTCGGCCAAAGACCTTCCTGCCCATTCTAAATCACTGGAAATCCACCGTGAACTGGCGGGAATACAGAGAGAAATTGACACTCAAAAGCAAAGCCAGGACCGCTCTGCGGAAAACGCTCAGGCTATTTCGCGGCAAATTGGACAGGAGTTGACCACCAATGAAAGCGGAAACAGAATGACAAATGTTCCAAACTATGCCGTAATCAGCACGAAAGGGTCAAAAGACTGGAAAAACCTGGCTCACGTGCTTGCAGTTCAACTAAAGGGAGTCTTGAATCATATGGAAAACAGGGAAAAGGAGAATCAGTATGAAAAAGACAGGATGGGGGaggagatgatgatgatggcacAGCAACAAGACGAAGACGATGATCCAGATTATGATGGTCATTATTACGACGACGATGATATGAATGAACGACGTCATTCTGTTCTGATGCCTCTTGCCACTAACAGCTCTAAAAAAGCCTTTAAGAAGTTTATCCTAGAAAACAAACGGCCTCAGAGATTAAAATATGAAAGCAGTGTAGATGAAAAGCGGTTACTTGACCAAGATGTTAAAACGTTATCCAAATTAGAGATGCTTTACAAATCTCAGGAGCGAAATTCTTCAAACCACGAATAA
- the LOC140938331 gene encoding uncharacterized protein, producing MLNLQSGDPELKSKMDHHLDLFLDNAEAIPNSIPRPRLKILNRCDSVCQKECIEVINKYRLNHRAKKIVFSQFLADKAQRWADGGTFGYDMKSRGKYGQLIEWDVKNELQNFTTVIKHWHDKERDFDFASSQSKTGKTLHDFTQIVWKKAGKAGCAQSEIFGSKYYVVWMDSDGVVNPNVQAGEENIGSPKEDDLHWYESSSDVYKEPEPNQLKPSRLREETSSTREFVEPGKSKSSSTKRNGFREPNKRVGAADLNEVQEEEKVLNNNAILKQYLFQDSLNKIVLNENKETASYRVVPGAKDDANWQKGAESLIRLDKSKPKSSSKKQNDDMATVPAEAEDDRKEAAKFQSLVIQDDDMLTKDEEDYNGTLSSQGNNGDEFGADENNQAAAIQSMMKQEDDMIQNQDDEGDEEYSGNSSKVKGFQTNSTALSNLGGNSTTYYASGVALNKNRNETASNKLSGNLHSEPVGGTSNSSVGEHEMKNQSINDSFTNGILNSGGDKSKPGDRDNATSTALLQNNKLIDQQVLNKSQAIVKEENSHKGDIGATNGGGTVEAGSSSAAQTSQNGVHTERKPGISGMTSQEKSQSLTQLNDEVKTEKKENRQGKMYPTSQEKAIYVQPQQTVKTVSDKESTDMPNSSLQSSQTTGKTTAAPLTKMSSSTDLGSSVTDVHHVMSPALIKLPSSNSRPIKLVFHEKDMNSKSNAEYGSTVVSDYQTPITADDITAYMNDDAECQDDTLQCHLWAQHGHCKGIAYAEFMKRHCKATCGYCGLPSVIKESAKIKQPSNQLTQDEPCEDSPTYEFSCQRWQAQGYCERRQKEMNVVCRKTCGFCEPAEKTSRASSSSHPSTSSSQLHYKENSKKQAPVNSKQPITFLSKLNLNELLKAEEKLSPSVGLQSLISVSSKTPKKPFVGENTQGPPKLSSLKAVRPIGRLMLNQSVNLPKNLNESRVVSSHGLDNKTMTWTDMKFTKTGYKEKSGWKISDKSFPTQSDVLANFPNDIKMKDQLRQNASRLPTAQDQGVTDKAGKFMLAPPVKMNLSSSSGFKPQVTSPSLWLKTFPSQQLISQNEDKVIENGIKALQRKLQAPLEISAVAKSIPGCGRRLCKERPNTQQAKSRETIGNRVVDAMTESKISGPVSTKGCDESCQKECLDAHNRYRLNHGASPLVLDQKLANQAQQWADKKVFKHSPWAGGQGGETIALGSLYPSFTAAVKAWHDEEKDYDWSTGEGLGGMKVNHFTQVVWKGAHLLGCGKTFVNGEPYYIAQMDTPGVITGEPGFDRLNVGKPKEPDLYWFMDSSPYWKEMQTKDSIPKNIEHLILK from the exons ATGTTGAACTTGCAATCTGGAGATCCCGAGCTCAAGTCCAAAATGGACCACCATCTGGATTTGTTCCTCGATAATGCCGAGGCAATCCCGAATTCAATTCCTCGACCGCGCTTAAAAATACTTAATC GTTGCGACTCAGTTTGTCAAAAAGAGTGCATCGAGGTTATTAATAAGTATCGCCTTAATCATCGTGCAAAGAAAATTGTCTTCTCTCAATTTCTCGCCGACAAGGCACAGAGATGGGCTGATGGTGGAACGTTTGGATACGACATGAAATCTCGAGGCAAGTACGGCCAGCTTATTGAATGGGATGTAAAGAACGAACTACAGAATTTCACGACAGTTATCAAACACTGGCATGACAAGGAAAGGGATTTTGACTTTGCTTCCAGCCAATCAAAGACAGGGAAAACACTTCATGACTTTACGCAGATCGTTtggaaaaaggcgggaaaagcAGGCTGCGCACAAAGCGAGATATTTGGATCAAAGTATTACGTGGTTTGGATGGATTCTGATGGAGTTGTTAATCCAAATGTGCAAGCGGGTGAAGAAAATATTGGATCTCCGAAAGAg GATGATCTTCACTGGTATGAATCTTCCTCTGATGTGTATAAAGAACCTGAACCTAACCAGTTAAAGCCTTCAAGGTTGCGCGAAGAAACGTCTTCAACAAGAGAATTTGTGGAGCCTGGGAAGTCAAAATCTAGCAGCACGAAAAGAAATGGTTTTAGGGAACCAAATAAACGAGTAGGTGCTGCTGATTTGAACGAAGTACAAGAGGAAGAGAAAGTGTTGAACAATAACgctattttaaaacaatatcTTTTTCAAGACAGCCTTAACAAGATAGTTTTGAATGAAAACAAGGAAACCGCAAGTTACCGTGTGGTCCCAGGTGCAAAAGATGACGCCAACTGGCAAAAAGGAGCAGAGAGCCTGATTCGTTTAGACAAAAGTAAACCAAAATCGAGCAGCAAAAAACAGAATGATGACATGGCTACAGTTCCAGCTGAGGCAGAGGACGACAGAAAGGAAGCAGCCAAGTTCCAATCCTTGGTAATCCAGGACGATGACATGTTGACTAAGGACGAAGAAGATTACAACGGAACGCTGTCTTCTCAGGGGAATAATGGTGATGAGTTTGGAGCAGACGAAAACAATCAAGCAGCTGCCATTCAATCTATGATGAAGCAAGAAGATGATATGATACAAAATCAAGACGACGAAGGGGACGAAGAGTATTCGGGGAATAGTTCCAAGGTAAAGGGGTTCCAGACAAACAGTACTGCCTTGAGCAATTTGGGCGGGAACTCTACCACGTATTATGCGTCAGGAGTAGCATTAAATAAAAATCGAAATGAAACTGCGTCTAATAAGCTCAGCGGGAATCTCCATTCTGAGCCAGTTGGAGGGACATCTAATTCTTCAGTGGGAGAAcatgaaatgaaaaatcagtCAATAAACGATTCTTTTACAAACGGCATCCTAAATAGTGGAGGTGATAAATCTAAACCTGGTGATCGTGACAACGCAACGAGCACTGCATTGTTACAGAACAACAAGCTTATTGACCAGCAGGTGTTGAACAAATCACAAGCAAtagtaaaagaagaaaatagccATAAAGGTGATATTGGTGCAACCAACGGAGGCGGTACCGTGGAGGCTGGATCTAGTTCAGCAGCGCAGACTTCTCAAAATGGGGTACATACTGAAAGAAAACCCGGAATAAGTGGAATGACAAGCCAGGAAAAGTCACAATCACTAACTCAGCTTAACGACGAggtaaaaacagaaaaaaaggaaaaccggCAAGGAAAAATGTATCCTACCTCTCAAGAAAAAGCTATATACGTACAACCACAGCAGACAGTGAAAACGGTGTCTGATAAAGAGTCCACAGATATGCCAAACAGTTCTTTACAAAGTAGTCAAACCACAGGGAAAACTACTGCAGCTCCATTAACCAAAATGAGCTCCTCCACAGATCTTGGCTCTTCTGTTACTGATGTACACCATGTAATGTCACCAGCCTTAATCAAGTTGCCGAGTTCAAACAGTCGTCCCATCAAGCTTGTATTTCACGAGAAAGATATGAATTCTAAAAGCAACGCTGAATACGGGTCCACAGTGGTATCTGATTACCAGACACCAATCACTGCAGATGACATTACAGCCTATATGAATGATGATGCAG AATGCCAAGACGACACCTTACAATGTCACCTTTGGGCTCAGCATGGTCACTGTAAAGGAATAGCTTACGCCGAGTTTATGAAAAGACACTGTAAGGCCACCTGTGGATATTGTG GACTTCCATCCGTCATCAAAGAAAGCGCAAAGATTAAACAGCCCAGCAATCAGTTAACCCAAGACG AACCCTGTGAAGATTCACCTACTTATGAATTTAGCTGCCAGAGGTGGCAAGCTCAAGGTTACTGTGAGAGAAGGCAAAAGGAAATGAACGTCGTTTGTAGAAAAACATGCGGTTTTTGCG agcCAGCTGAAAAAACGTCCAGAGCGTCTTCGTCGTCTCATCCGTCGACTTCTTCATCACAATTACATTATAAGGAAAACAGCAAGAAACAAGCTCCAGTGAATTCAAAACAGCCCATTACGTTTCTATCTAAACTAAATTTAAACGAGTTACTGAAAGCAGAAGAGAAATTGTCTCCGTCAGTTGGCCTCCAGTCGCTAATTTCTGTTTCATCCAAAACCCCCAAAAAACCTTTTGTTGGTGAAAATACCCAAGGACCTCCAAAATTGTCAAGTCTTAAAGCCGTTAGGCCAATTGGACGTTTAATGCTTAACCAAAGTGTGAACCTTCCGAAGAACTTAAATGAGTCACGTGTTGTTTCTTCTCACGGATTGGACAACAAAACAATGACTTGGACGGACATGAAATTCACTAAAACAGGTTATAAAGAAAAATCAGGTTGgaaaatttctgacaagtccttTCCCACACAGTCTGATGTATTGGCGAATTTTCCTAATGACATCAAAATGAAGGATCAGTTGAGGCAAAACGCATCAAGATTGCCAACAGCTCAAGATCAGGGTGTCACCGATAAAGCCGGAAAGTTTATGTTAGCGCCACCAGTTAAAATGAACTTGTCATCTTCAAGTGGTTTCAAGCCCCAAGTAACTTCGCCTTCCCTGTGGCTAAAGACTTTTCCAAGCCAACAGTTGATTTCACAGAATGAAGATAAAGTAATAGAAAACGGCATAAAAGCGCTGCAACGTAAATTGCAGGCTCCTTTAGAAATAAGTGCAGTGGCAAAAAGTATCCCTGGATGTGGGAGGAGACTATGCAAAGAGAGACCTAACACTCAACAAGCAAAATCCAGAGAAACCATTGGCAACCGAG TGGTGGATGCTATGACAGAAAGTAAGATAAGTGGACCTGTTTCAACAAAAG GTTGTGACGAGTCCTGTCAGAAGGAGTGTCTGGATGCCCATAATCGGTATCGTCTGAATCATGGTGCATCGCCACTGGTGCTGGATCAGAAGTTAGCGAATCAGGCGCAACAGTGGGCTGATAAGAAGGTTTTCAAACATTCTCCTTGGGCAGGGGGGCAGGGTGGGGAGACTATTGCACTTGGCAGTCTTTACCCATCGTTCACCGCGGCAGTCAAAGCGTGGCATGACGAGGAGAAGGATTATGATTGGTCTACTGGAGAGGGACTGGGTGGTATGAAGGTCAATCACTTTACCCAG GTTGTTTGGAAAGGAGCACATTTGCTGGGTTGTGGTAAAACTTTCGTCAATGGAGAACCATACTACATTGCTCAGATGGATACCCCTGGGGTCATAACTGGCGAACCGGGCTTTGACAGGTTAAATGTGGGCAAACCAAAGGAG CCCGACTTGTATTGGTTTATGGATAGCTCGCCATATTGGAAAGAGATGCAGACAAAGGATTCTATACCAAAAAACATTGAGCATCTAATACTAAAATAG
- the LOC140938956 gene encoding Golgi-associated plant pathogenesis-related protein 1-like: MLIASLFSLSIVLSLTDSKLSNGEIKPIRRSLPGGTSGCDRSCQRECIEVHNKYRANHGSPPLVFDQKLADEAQALIDKGVFKHSDWVELKNKGAAFAWGSLFPTFTAVIKNWHDEGLYYDYQTGNPKKPTQIVDHFAQVVWKGAHKVGCARGGFYGEPWYVAHYDKAPVIGKPITTVNIETPKQDDSTWFRDLSPFSEDLENAQPI; the protein is encoded by the exons ATGCTAATTGCTTCGCTGTTTTCGTTGTCGATAGTACTTTCATTGACAG ACAGTAAGCTGTCTAATGGAGAAATAAAACCCATCCGTCGGTCACTTCCTGGAGGAACATCAG GTTGTGATCGCTCTTGCCAAAGAGAATGCATCGAGGTGCACAATAAATACCGTGCAAACCATGGCTCTCCACCGCTGGTGTTTGATCAAAAACTGGCGGACGAGGCTCAAGCACTGATTGATAAAGGAGTTTTCAAGCATTCTGATTGGGTggaattgaaaaataaaggtGCAGCTTTCGCCTGGGGTTCCCTTTTTCCAACGTTCACAGCGGTAATAAAAAATTGGCACGACGAAGGATTATATTATGATTACCAGACGGGAAACCCAAAGAAGCCTACTCAG atAGTGGATCACTTTGCCCAGGTGGTTTGGAAGGGAGCTCATAAAGTCGGATGTGCGCGAGGTGGATTTTATGGTGAGCCGTGGTATGTAGCTCATTACGACAAGGCACCTGTTATAGGCAAGCCTATCACTACAGTCAACATTGAAACACCGAAACAG GACGACAGCACATGGTTTAGAGATTTATCCCCATTCTCCGAGGACTTGGAAAACGCGCAGCCAATATAG
- the LOC140938332 gene encoding uncharacterized protein gives MKNLYLIFVVLSSFLVWGECRAVSRECRDNFHNCETWKRSGLCHGTAHAFYLRNGCAKTCGFCKSDTPLQTNQHSIQDTPKKANKQNNKGIGQGQQKLHSPGQVPLPSDPSLKSGQVASIILAFFNYPSFYRPSEKCTDRFVSQTCKQWKDGQMCLDDRYRNYLTYGCASTCRFCNCRDTYRESPYCDEWKLKGFCKQYKDQLDTYCPKTCGFCINAKYEETTVPPQNTTAPTPSQSATPPSSDQEKARPVITVVKNVIQRQPLNARFANTGNANSKRGLPLFNREGNAALWSVNADTRITLPQPQQYDDMGGAVRHPLEDGTYFTPAKTNEKFEYYTEHYSPDPYVAAAQREEWMTANTGDGVAPNPSLSRKSKDPEVKEEKPNIFVVKKSKVKRNRHKHSKKH, from the exons ATGAAGAACTTGTATCTGATTTTCGTCGTTTTGTCTTCGTTCTTAGTTTGGGGAG AATGCCGAGCAGTGTCAAGAG AATGTCGTGACAATTTTCACAACTGTGAGACATGGAAGAGGTCTGGGCTTTGTCATGGCACTGCGCATGCGTTTTACCTCCGGAATGGCTGCGCAAAAACCTGTGGGTTTTGCAAAA GTGACACTCCATTACAGACCAATCAACATTCAATTCAAGATACTCCcaagaaagcaaacaaacaaaataataaagggATTGGTCAGGGTCAGCAGAAACTTCATTCTCCTGGTCAGGTACCATTGCCTTCAGATCCTTCATTGAAATCAGGACAAG TTGCTTCCATAATTTTGGCGTTTTTTAACTACCCTTCCTTCTACCGGCCCTCAGAAAAGTGCACAGATAGGTTTGTGTCACAGACGTGTAAGCAATGGAAGGATGGACAGATGTGTCTGGACGACCGTTACAGAAATTATCTGACTTACGGCTGTGCTTCCACATGTCGCTTTTGTA ATTGCCGTGATACATATAGAGAAAGCCCATATTGTGACGAGTGGAAATTAAAAGGATTTTGTAAACAATATAAAGATCAGCTGGATACTTATTGCCCAAAAACATGTGGATTCTGTATCA ATGCAAAGTACGAAGAAACCACAGTACCGCCTCAGAACACAACAGCTCCTACACCGTCCCAGAGCGCTACACCTCCAAGTTCCGATCAAGAGAAGGCAAGACCAGTTATTACGGTAGTTAAGAACGTTATTCAACGTCAGCCACTGAACGCGAGATTTGCGAATACTGGGAACGCCAATTCCAAAAGAGGTTTGCCGTTATTCAACAGGGAAGGAAATGCAGCGCTGTGGTCTGTCAACGCTGATACCAGGATTACGCTACCTCAACCACAGCAATATGACGACATGGGAG GTGCCGTGAGGCATCCCCTTGAAGACGGAACTTACTTCACTCCGGCCAAAACAAACGAGAAGTTTGAGTACTACACAGAGCACTACTCCCCAGATCCCTATGTAGCGGCAGCACAAAGGGAAGAATGGATGACAGCAAACACTGGTGATGGTGTCGCCCCAAATCCTTCACTCAGCCGGAAGTCAAAAGACCCGgaagtgaaagaagaaaaaccaaaTATTTTTGTAGTGAAGAAATCTAAAGTCAAACGTAATAGACATAAGCATTCAAAAAAGCATTGA
- the LOC140937158 gene encoding uncharacterized protein — translation MKNFLLLSAILLVITALVSAKSIKKHTSSKTRLHRLHDEGHRRQGAVAPAPTAAAAAPAPAATTVPPAPGAPTVPPAPGAAAAPPAPGATTVPPAPGATTVPPAPGATAVPAPGAAKVPPAPVPGATTVPPGPGVTAVPPAPGATTVPPAPGATAVPPAPGATTVPPAPGATAVPPAPGATTVPPAPGATAVPPAPGATTVPPAPGATAVPPAPGAAKVLPVPVPGPTTAPPAPGATAVPPAPGAITVPPAPGATKVPPAPVPGATTVPPAPGATTVPPAPVPGASTVPPAPAPGATTVPPAPGATTVPPAAGVSKAAPVPGASTIPPAPGATTAPPAPGASTAAPAPGATAVPPAPGATTVPPVPGASTAAPAPGATAVPPVPGAATVAPAPGATPTAKVPSVPVAGYKSPTKNALFKPNDEETKAKSTEKDEDVSGEQEISDASAESGQENDASAEEEDREKDNFAEVEEETDSSADDKLGRWKTIRNLIRKHETPTATILKGKSSEI, via the exons ATGAAGAACTTCCTTTTGCTGTCGGCCATATTATTGG TCATAACAGCGCTAGTCTCAGCAAAAAGTATTAAGAAACACACAAGCAGTAAAACGAGATTGCACCGTCTCCATGATGAGGGACATCGCCGACAAGGAGCAGTAGCCCCGGCACCCACGGCCGCAGCAGCAGCACCTGCACCTGCTGCTACTACAGTACCACCAGCACCTGGGGCCCCCACAGTACCACCAGCACCAGGTGCTGCCGCAGCACCACCAGCACCCGGAGCTACCACAGTACCACCAGCACCGGGTGCTACCACAGTACCACCAGCACCAGGTGCTACCGCAGTACCAGCACCTGGTGCAGCCAAAGTACCACCAGCACCAGTTCCTGGCGCTACCACTGTACCACCAGGACCAGGTGTTACCGCAGTACCACCAGCACCCGGTGCAACCACAGTACCACCAGCACCAGGTGCTACCGCAGTACCACCAGCACCCGGAGCTACCACTGTACCACCAGCACCAGGTGCTACTGCAGTACCACCAGCACCCGGAGCTACCACTGTACCACCAGCACCAGGTGCTACTGCAGTACCACCAGCACCCGGTGCAACCACAGTACCACCAGCACCAGGTGCTACTGCAGTACCACCAGCACCCGGTGCAGCCAAAGTACTGCCAGTACCAGTTCCTGGACCTACCACTGCACCACCAGCACCAGGTGCTACCGCAGTACCACCAGCACCCGGTGCAATCACAGTACCGCCAGCACCAGGTGCAACCAAAGTACCACCAGCGCCAGTTCCTGGCGCTACCACTGTACCACCAGCACCCGGTGCAACCACAGTGCCACCAGCACCAGTTCCTGGCGCTAGCACTGTACCACCAGCACCAGCTCCTGGCGCTACCACTGTACCACCAGCACCCGGCGCTACCACAGTGCCGCCAGCTGCCGGCGTTAGCAAAGCCGCACCAGTTCCTGGCGCTAGCACTATACCACCAGCACCTGGCGCAACCACAGCACCACCAGCACCAGGTGCTTCCACAGCAGCACCAGCACCTGGGGCTACTGCAGTTCCACCAGCACCTGGCGCTACCACAGTACCACCAGTACCCGGTGCTTCCACAGCAGCACCAGCACCTGGGGCTACTGCAGTACCACCCGTACCCGGTGCTGCCACAGTAGCACCAGCTCCAGGGGCAACTCCTACGGCCAAAGTGCCCTCGG TTCCTGTTGCCGGTTATAAGAGCCCGACGAAAAATGCATTATTCAAACCTAACGATGAAGAAACAAAAGCTAAATCCACGGAAAAGGATGAAGATGTGTCAGGAGAACAGGAGATTAGTGATGCCTCAGCCGAGAGTGGGCAGGAGAACGATGCATCTGCCGAGGAGGAAGACAGAGAGAAAGATAATTTTGCTGAAGTCGAGGAAGAGACTGACAGCTCTGCTGATGATAAGTTAGGGCGGTGGAAAACTATAAGAAACTTAATCCGAAAACACGAAACACCGACGGCAACAATCTTAAAAGGAAAGTCATCAGAAATCTGA